Below is a window of Vibrio fortis DNA.
AGGGCCGCCACTAATGATGATAGGTTGCATTGATTTACTCTGATTTATTTCTGGTTTAGCTGCGCAAGAAACTTATCTGACTCTTCAATGGCTGCATTCATCTGTTTGATTGCAAAGGCAATGTCTTTTTCTAAGCTCATGAACTCACCCTGCAATGAACCGACTGCACTCGCATTTAGGTTATGCTTAAGATAAAGCGTGTTGTCGCGAAGAGTGTTGAGCACTGGGTCCATTTTCTTTTCGGCACGCTTCATTGCTGAGAGCATAGTTTGATAAGAGGATTTGGTTTCTCGTAGCTTTTGCTCACTAGAGCGGCGTAGCGAAGCGCTGGTGTAGAGGTTGAGCTCTTCTTGCCACTCGGCGAATAGTGCATCAGAGACATCTTCGATTGCAGAGATACGATCACTGACGTTTTGTGCGGCTTTCTCGCTGTCTTGGTATTTGTCGTTGATCTTGTTGTACATGCTCTCAAGGTCGCCGCCATTGAAATTCGTCAGGCTACTGAGGGCTTCTAGGGCGCTAGTAAACTCTTCTTGAGCGTCTTGTTGTGACTCTTTGGCGTCTTCTACACGGTCGACCATAATATCGCGCTTGTGGTAACCCACTTGCTCCATGGCAGAGTAATAAGCCGACTGACATCCAGTTAGGGTAAAAATAGATAGCACTAAGGCGAGTAAATAAGGCATCCTTGGTTCCTATATACAATTAATCAACATTATTAGGACTATGAACGAGTTACATGGGAGTTACAAGTTGAAGATCCAAAAGACAACCGAACTCGGCCTCGCGTTCTCACAATACCTGATGGCGCGGATGAAACACGATCGGGTAAATGTGAATGCGGGCTACTTGGCATACATCACCTTACTGTCGATAGTGCCTATGCTCGCCGTACTGCTTTCGATACTCTCTTCCTTCTCGGTTTTTGCTGATGTTGGGGTTGTGATTCAGAAGTTCATCATCAATAACTTTGTTCCGGCCTCTGGGGATGCGGTGCACAATGCATTGCAGGAGTTCGTCGCTAATACCGGCAAGATGACGGCAGTTGGTAGTGGTTTCTTGTTTATTGCAGCAATGATGCTGATCTCTAATATTGACAAGAATCTTAACTATATTTGGCGGGTGACCGCTAAGCGTCGTCCTGTCCATTCGTTCTCTATGTATTGGATGGTCTTAACACTTGGGCCA
It encodes the following:
- a CDS encoding DUF2959 domain-containing protein, which gives rise to MPYLLALVLSIFTLTGCQSAYYSAMEQVGYHKRDIMVDRVEDAKESQQDAQEEFTSALEALSSLTNFNGGDLESMYNKINDKYQDSEKAAQNVSDRISAIEDVSDALFAEWQEELNLYTSASLRRSSEQKLRETKSSYQTMLSAMKRAEKKMDPVLNTLRDNTLYLKHNLNASAVGSLQGEFMSLEKDIAFAIKQMNAAIEESDKFLAQLNQK